A stretch of Geomonas oryzisoli DNA encodes these proteins:
- the trmB gene encoding tRNA (guanosine(46)-N7)-methyltransferase TrmB — translation MTQSFIHIESPNYLRLQDLTTPADWPGIFGNDNRLALEIGCGVGDFMLKTALDQPDTNFVAIDFYNKGCDKTCRRLDRHGVTNVRVVRDEARAFVTERIPKGSLSAIYINCPDPWPKKRHRKRRLVNQEFIEFLLDYMVPGADFFFATDFDDYGIDVANALPGISALENQFGADLYRHEFPGYHLSKYMRKFMAEGKQIYFMHYKVK, via the coding sequence ATGACGCAATCCTTCATTCACATCGAATCACCCAACTACCTGAGACTCCAAGACCTTACCACCCCGGCCGACTGGCCGGGCATTTTCGGCAACGACAACAGGCTCGCCCTGGAGATCGGCTGCGGCGTGGGCGACTTCATGCTCAAAACCGCACTCGATCAGCCCGACACCAACTTCGTCGCCATCGATTTCTACAACAAGGGGTGCGACAAGACCTGCCGCCGCCTGGACCGGCATGGCGTAACCAACGTGCGCGTGGTGCGCGACGAGGCCCGTGCCTTCGTCACCGAGCGCATCCCCAAGGGGAGCCTCTCCGCCATCTACATCAACTGCCCCGATCCCTGGCCCAAGAAACGGCACCGCAAGCGGCGTCTGGTGAACCAGGAGTTCATCGAGTTTCTCCTGGATTACATGGTTCCCGGTGCCGACTTCTTTTTCGCGACCGACTTCGACGACTACGGCATCGACGTCGCCAACGCTCTCCCCGGCATCTCCGCCCTCGAGAACCAGTTCGGGGCGGATCTCTACCGCCACGAGTTCCCCGGCTACCACCTTTCCAAGTACATGCGCAAGTTCATGGCCGAGGGAAAGCAGATCTACTTCATGCACTACAAGGTAAAGTAG
- a CDS encoding type II toxin-antitoxin system HicA family toxin codes for MGSREIIRRLEEEGWQCVGGKGDHRKFKHPMKQGHVVVPCPRKDIPIGTLRHIFKQAGWEWR; via the coding sequence ATGGGTAGCCGTGAGATCATCAGACGACTGGAAGAAGAGGGGTGGCAGTGTGTCGGCGGCAAGGGGGATCATCGGAAGTTCAAACACCCCATGAAGCAGGGACACGTCGTCGTCCCGTGTCCGCGCAAGGACATCCCAATCGGCACGCTGCGACATATCTTTAAGCAAGCGGGTTGGGAGTGGAGGTAG